The following proteins come from a genomic window of Salvia hispanica cultivar TCC Black 2014 chromosome 4, UniMelb_Shisp_WGS_1.0, whole genome shotgun sequence:
- the LOC125223522 gene encoding 60S ribosomal protein L38-like, with product MPKQIHEIKDFLLTARRPDARSVRIKRSKEVVKFKVRCSKYLYTLCVFDLEKAEKLKQSLPPGLSVQDL from the exons ATG CCAAAGCAGATTCATGAGATAAAGGATTTTCTGCTGACAGCTAGAAGGCCGGATGCACGTTCCGTGAGGATCAAGAGGAGTAAGGAAGTGGTTAAGTTCAAGGTTAGGTGCTCAAAGTACCTATACACCCTCTGTGTGTTTGATCTCGAGAAGGCTGAGAAACTGAAGCAGTCCCTTCCACCCG GTTTGAGTGTGCAAGACCTGTGA